ACATTACCGCCAGCCACAACCCTCCCGAATATAACGGACTCAAGTTTTCCGGCCCCACCGGCGGCCCGGTCCTTCCCACGGTCACCGACCGAATTGAGAAGAGAGTCCAGGAGCTACGAGTGCAACCTGAGACCCCGTACCCTCCTCTCGCAGAGCTGGAGGCCAAGGGCCTCGTGGTGCGGATCGATCCGCGACCGGCATATCTCAATCGACTGCGCGAGTTGGTAGATTTTAAGGCGATCGCCGCAGCGCATCTAAAGGTGGCGGTCGACCTGCTCTATGGGACCGCCAAGGGCTACTTGGATGAGATCCTGCTCGAGGCCGGGTGTGACGTGCAGACCCTGCACGAATCTAGAAACCCTGCTTTCGGTGGTCTGACGCCGGACCCCTCTGAGGTAAATCTCCGAGAGCTTACGGCGGTTGTGAGGTCCAGCGGATGTCATCTTGGGTTGGCCACCGATGGCGATGCCGATCGATATGGGATCATTGATCGGGACGGCCGCTTCATCGAGCCAAACTATATCCTGGCCCTCCTCCTGAGACACCTGATCAACACTCGCGGGTGGCGCATGGGGGTCGCTCGATCGGTAGCCACCAGCCATCTTGTCGATGCGGTAGCCCGGCCGCAGGCGGTCCCGGTGTATGAAACCAAGGTCGGCTTCAAATACCTTGGTGAACTTATCACTCAGGAAAAGGTTGCGCTCTGCGGTGAGGAAAGCGCCGGTCTGACGATTCGGGGGCACGTGCCCGAAAAGGACGGAATTCTCGCCGCCCTCCTAGTGACGGAAATGGTGGCCATGGCCGGGGGTCACAGTATCCAGCGCCTTCTCGATGCGCTTTATGCCGAGGTGGGGAGCACGATTTACGCCAGCCGCCTGAACCTCCATCTGACGCGAGAGCAGCAAGTACGCCTGGCCGATCGCCTGAAAGACTTACCAACGCGGGTAGCAGGACTTGCTGTAGTAGAGGTGAACAGACTGGACGGCACGAAGTTGTTGCTTGAGGACGGCAGTTGGTTCCTCGTGCGATCCTCAGGAACGGAGCCGGTGGTACGTCTATACCTGGACGCGCATTCCGAGGCCCAGATCGAAGAGTTGACGGCAGCAGCACGGGCGTTCCTTAATGCCTGATAGTCGCAAATGAGGTGAGGATGCGAACGGGACAGGTTATCGCCAGCGCACAGGAGGAAATCGCGGCGGCGAGGAGCGCCCGCAAGCGGCGGTTCGTTTTCGTCGTCGCTCTAGCGATTCTGATCGCAGCTTCCTCTGTGGTCGGGAAGAAGAGCCTCGTCAAGGTCTTTCAGATGAACAAGACCACGAACGAGCTTCAGCGGGAGATCGCACGGCTCAGGCAGATCAATGAAGATCTCGCTCGCGAGCTTCAGGCCTTCACCCATAATCCGAGCCAGGTCGAGGCGATTGCTCGCGAGGATCTCGGACTGGTGAAACCGGGCGAGATCGTTTACCAGTTCGGTCCGCCGAGACCAACCACCGCTCCTCCCGTCTCCCCACGTTAAAATGCCGCGCCATCCTTCGTCTGACCTCTCCGCGTCCCTTTAAGATTACGACGGCCCCCCTTGTGTTCGAGCCAAACTTTTGCGCTTGACAATGCACGGCTTTTTTGTCAATCTTTATTGTCAATGTGTGCCTGGAGTTAGAGTACAGGTTAGGAGGCTTCAGAGATCTTTTACCTCAGTAGCGATCCTCTCGGCTACGAAGGTGTATGCTCACCAGAGAGGCCAGTCAACAGTTGCAGTAAATAGGAGATGCTGACAGATGGCAGGAATGTCTCAGGTTGTCCTCGATATCCTTATGACACCGGTGGGGGCTATCGGTGCGCTTATCGGACTTGTTGTGCTTGGTCTTTTCGCTCGGTGGGTCTTTAGCGATCAACCACAGAAATAACGGCGCCGCACACAAATCTTCCACGACGTCCCGTACGTACGAGAGGATCGAAGGCCTACAAGGGTGGGCCTTTGATTTTTCCTATCCAGTCGTTATGCCCCGCGGCATTTGTTGTGGCAACGTCGACGCTACCCGTGTTCACGACGATCGCCATAAGGGGCTCCGCTCACATTCATCGCCTCACGTTGGTGCGATACCAGTCTCTACCAGACGCGCGATGTGCTGCCCCTCATGCCGCTGCCCCGCTTTCCTCTGCTTGTATGCATTGGCATCTGTGAGAGGGTAGTTGTGACCACTCTTCTATACCAGGAGAGAGCGTCACCTATGTGTGAGAACCGGCCTTTCGGTGAGCCAAAAGCTCTTGCCAAAGACTCTCGATCGGATTATACTAAAACCTCATACTCAAGCGGACAGTGGGCATAACGTTGATACATCGTGTTATGTGGTACCGAGGGAAGAAGCAATCGTGAAGCGCGTAAGTATTCTTGGCTCAACAGGGACTATCGGGGTCAAGGCCCTGGCGATGATCGATATGCACCGTGACTCCTTTGAGGTGGTAGCCCTCTCGGCCAGGGATAACATCGATC
This genomic stretch from Candidatus Methylomirabilis sp. harbors:
- a CDS encoding phosphoglucomutase/phosphomannomutase family protein; the protein is MMPIRFGTSGWRDIIADTFTFTNVRLVTRAIAEYLLDEATHQPQVVVGYDTRFLSEAFAAEAAAVLAAHGIRVWLTDRDAPTPVIAYEVTRLGAAGGLNITASHNPPEYNGLKFSGPTGGPVLPTVTDRIEKRVQELRVQPETPYPPLAELEAKGLVVRIDPRPAYLNRLRELVDFKAIAAAHLKVAVDLLYGTAKGYLDEILLEAGCDVQTLHESRNPAFGGLTPDPSEVNLRELTAVVRSSGCHLGLATDGDADRYGIIDRDGRFIEPNYILALLLRHLINTRGWRMGVARSVATSHLVDAVARPQAVPVYETKVGFKYLGELITQEKVALCGEESAGLTIRGHVPEKDGILAALLVTEMVAMAGGHSIQRLLDALYAEVGSTIYASRLNLHLTREQQVRLADRLKDLPTRVAGLAVVEVNRLDGTKLLLEDGSWFLVRSSGTEPVVRLYLDAHSEAQIEELTAAARAFLNA
- a CDS encoding septum formation initiator family protein, which translates into the protein MRTGQVIASAQEEIAAARSARKRRFVFVVALAILIAASSVVGKKSLVKVFQMNKTTNELQREIARLRQINEDLARELQAFTHNPSQVEAIAREDLGLVKPGEIVYQFGPPRPTTAPPVSPR